The sequence TCATCTGGGACAGGCCGCACGGCTCAAAGCGGCTGGGCATAGCAAAGGCGTCGGCCCCAGCATAGATGCGGTGGGCCAGCGCCTCGTTCAGCCCGCTTACAAAGGCCACGCGGGGATGCAGGTTCCAGCCCTGGAAGGCCGCTTCCAACAGGGGGTCGCCGCCGCCCAGAATCACCACGTTCCAGTTCTTTACCAGCTGCGGCAGGGCCATCAGCAGCAAGTCCATACCCTTCTGGTCGGCCAAGCGGCTTACCGTCCCTAGTACCGGCGCGCGGTCAAAGCCGAATTCCTGGCGCAGCCGGCGGCGGTTGCTGCTCTTGCCGCGCAGGCCGGAATAATTCATCACGTACGGGTCACGCCGGGGGTTCCAGCGGTCCAGGTCCAGCCCATTGAGAATCCCGCGCAGCCGCCCTTCCGCAGTCAAGCGCTGCAGCACTCCTTCCAGCCCCTCACCGTACTGGGGCGTGGTGATTTCCTGGGCGTAGGTAGGGCTCACCGTGGTCACCCGGTCGGCAAAGACCAGCCCCGCCTTGAGCAGGTTCAGGTCGCCGTGAAACTCTGCGAAGTCCGGCTGGAAGGCCCAGTCCGGCAGCCCGGTCCAGCCGGCAGCCTCATGTATGTTCCAGCGACCCTGATACTGCAGGTTGTGCACGGTGCAGACGGTGGGCAAGCCACTCAGGTGCGCGTGGGCAACGGCCAGCCCGG is a genomic window of Deinococcus proteolyticus MRP containing:
- a CDS encoding glycogen synthase; the protein is MTFSAPAAPTVHVASEVFPFSRTGGLADVLGALPAAQAAAGDAVMVVSPWYQDLADAGRVQQLGALAVDGVSEVRLGHERRGGVDYLFLGMEVFERSGLYHPDDVQRFSAFGRAVLPALHHLDIRPRVLHGHDWQAGLAVAHAHLSGLPTVCTVHNLQYQGRWNIHEAAGWTGLPDWAFQPDFAEFHGDLNLLKAGLVFADRVTTVSPTYAQEITTPQYGEGLEGVLQRLTAEGRLRGILNGLDLDRWNPRRDPYVMNYSGLRGKSSNRRRLRQEFGFDRAPVLGTVSRLADQKGMDLLLMALPQLVKNWNVVILGGGDPLLEAAFQGWNLHPRVAFVSGLNEALAHRIYAGADAFAMPSRFEPCGLSQMIALRYGTLPVVRETGGLKDTVSPSVGFTFGPATSQALLDACGEALAARRDKADWERRVREGMSLNFSWDASAQAYRDLYAEVLAGR